A genomic segment from Cyprinus carpio isolate SPL01 chromosome A22, ASM1834038v1, whole genome shotgun sequence encodes:
- the LOC109049164 gene encoding regulator of G-protein signaling 21-like isoform X2, which translates to MAVDSWAISPRSTMPDLIPQPLLTHFNMDRDDYRRNKTLGKNLMCRLKCLFSSSSAPESLSLEDTQQWSQSLERLLSSKYGLATFRTFLKSEFSDENIEFWLKCEDYKKITSSHKMSSKARKIFEQFVEAESPKEINIDYQTREEIKRKVKSPTPQCFDEAQKIVYGLMERDSYPRFIRSEMYKTLLESFAADNAQR; encoded by the exons ATGGCTGTGGATTCCTGGGCAATAAGCCCTCGCTCTACCATGCCTGACCTAATCCCACAACCTCTCCTAACACATTTCAACATGGACAGAGACGACTACAGGAGAAACAAGACCTT AGGAAAGAACCTCATGTGCCGACTAAAGTGTTTGTTCTCCAGCTCATCTGCTCCTGAGAG CCTAAGTTTAGAAGACACCCAACAATGGTCCCAGTCTTTGGAGCGACTTCTCAGCTCCAAAT ATGGCCTGGCCACATTCCGCACCTTTCTGAAATCGGAGTTCAGCGACGAGAACATCGAATTCTGGTTGAAGTGTGAGGACTACAAGAAGATAACGTCGTCCCATAAGATGAGCTCGAAGGCGAGGAAAATCTTCGAGCAATTTGTCGAAGCTGAATCTCCGAAAGAG ATAAACATCGACTATCAAACACGGGAGGAAATCAAGAGGAAAGTGAAGAGTCCGACGCCGCAGTGTTTCGACGAGGCCCAGAAGATCGTTTACGGACTGATGGAACGTGACTCTTACCCCAGATTTATACGGTCTGAGATGTACAAGACCCTTCTTGAGTCCTTTGCTGCGGATAATGCTCAAAGATGA
- the LOC109049164 gene encoding regulator of G-protein signaling 21-like isoform X1: MAVDSWAISPRSTMPDLIPQPLLTHFNMDRDDYRRNKTLGKNLMCRLKCLFSSSSAPESSLSLEDTQQWSQSLERLLSSKYGLATFRTFLKSEFSDENIEFWLKCEDYKKITSSHKMSSKARKIFEQFVEAESPKEINIDYQTREEIKRKVKSPTPQCFDEAQKIVYGLMERDSYPRFIRSEMYKTLLESFAADNAQR; this comes from the exons ATGGCTGTGGATTCCTGGGCAATAAGCCCTCGCTCTACCATGCCTGACCTAATCCCACAACCTCTCCTAACACATTTCAACATGGACAGAGACGACTACAGGAGAAACAAGACCTT AGGAAAGAACCTCATGTGCCGACTAAAGTGTTTGTTCTCCAGCTCATCTGCTCCTGAGAG CAGCCTAAGTTTAGAAGACACCCAACAATGGTCCCAGTCTTTGGAGCGACTTCTCAGCTCCAAAT ATGGCCTGGCCACATTCCGCACCTTTCTGAAATCGGAGTTCAGCGACGAGAACATCGAATTCTGGTTGAAGTGTGAGGACTACAAGAAGATAACGTCGTCCCATAAGATGAGCTCGAAGGCGAGGAAAATCTTCGAGCAATTTGTCGAAGCTGAATCTCCGAAAGAG ATAAACATCGACTATCAAACACGGGAGGAAATCAAGAGGAAAGTGAAGAGTCCGACGCCGCAGTGTTTCGACGAGGCCCAGAAGATCGTTTACGGACTGATGGAACGTGACTCTTACCCCAGATTTATACGGTCTGAGATGTACAAGACCCTTCTTGAGTCCTTTGCTGCGGATAATGCTCAAAGATGA
- the LOC109066076 gene encoding regulator of G-protein signaling 21-like: MPKMLSSKIRIYEFKDLIRNNKEPKTLDVLLGRKRQKNNIRCVLIQKNTEDSHYQLQDHGLKLADLLENKDYLDAFRSFLQSEFSAENIEFWLACREYKQMTSSGKLFNKAADIYKEFLHPMAQKEVNIDHHIREKIKRSLVKPDLTCFDEAEMHIYRLMEEDSCPRFLKSEAFQNLRNAARNPVLTSQ, translated from the exons ATGCCTAAAATGCTTTCCTCGAAGATTCGGATCTACGAGTTCAAGGACCTCATTCGGAACAATAAAGAACCCAAAAC actgGATGTTCTGTTGGGCAGGAAAAGGCAGAAAAACAATATCAGATGTGTTTTGATTCAGAAAAATACTGAGGACTCTCATTATCAg CTACAAGACCATGGGCTAAAGCTAGCTGATCTGCTAGAAAATAAAG ACTACCTGGATGCCTTTCGTTCATTTCTCCAGTCTGAGTTTAGTGCGGAGAACATTGAATTTTGGCTTGCCTGCAGGGAATATAAGCAGATGACTTCATCTGGCAAACTCTTTAACAAAGCAGCAGATATCTACAAAGAGTTTCTCCATCCCATGGCTCAAAAGGAG GTAAACATCGACCATCACATTCGTGAGAAGATCAAGAGATCCTTGGTGAAGCCTGACCTCACTTGTTTTGATGAAGCCGAGATGCATATATACAGACTTATGGAAGAAGACTCCTGCCCAAGGTTCCTCAAATCTGAGGCCTTTCAGAACCTGAGGAACGCAGCCAGGAACCCAGTGTTGACCAGCCAATGA
- the LOC122134884 gene encoding LOW QUALITY PROTEIN: platelet glycoprotein V-like (The sequence of the model RefSeq protein was modified relative to this genomic sequence to represent the inferred CDS: substituted 1 base at 1 genomic stop codon), translating into MWFTFVLLQLLPQLTLSAHCPSGCVCDIRGSAKCTGDITDRPPLNPTTTFLLQLNDTNIKVLKDRSFQPLSLLIRLMITHSTLDTIQPEAFHSRSIKLSSNALSVLPPKVFNELRNLEELQLDGNQIASISSKLFEAMVNLPELNLSKNRLSXLDADVFQSLSKLNYLNLADNQLRNLLKTLFHNLRQLKSLVLSSNQLETLESGSFDHLSNLLVLMLQKNQIREIPPRLFWHLLSLLTLSMSGNQLRYIPAESFYYLPNLTKLTFYKNPLISLPSQLMGHMPRLQQLYLYETNLSTVPWNLFANMTNLRALNLHFNNKLTSLPKSLFCCLPKLKKLSLKNNKLRELDPELFSNLISVQILMLNENKLESLPSAIFRNTSSLEILDLNHNHLRYLPGDVFVHTRVLKDLSLSGNKWNCDCSIMGIAEWIRENPKLISDLDKGVTCYEPYRLENHPLQTLTYEELHCGVFQTTFIGSNAITSGAPVAQIPQSSMATSTTARNTVTATKYFSNSHLSTFSYI; encoded by the coding sequence ATGTGGTTCACGTTTGTTCTACTTCAACTTCtgcctcagctcaccctcagtgcACATTGTCCCAGTGGGTGCGTTTGTGACATTAGGGGTTCTGCAAAATGCACTGGGGACATCACTGACAGACCCCCTCTCAACCCAACAACAACCTTCTTACTCCAGTTAAATGACACAAACATAAAGGTCCTCAAAGACAGAAGTTTTCAGCCGCTCTCTCTTCTGATACGACTAATGATCACGCACAGCACTCTTGATACCATCCAACCAGAAGCCTTCCATAGTCGGTCCATCAAACTGTCATCAAATGCGCTCTCTGTCCTCCCACCCAAGGTGTTTAATGAGCTGAGGAACTTGGAGGAGCTGCAGCTAGATGGTAACCAAATAGCTTCCATTAGTTCCAAACTCTTTGAGGCGATGGTCAACCTACCTGAACTAAATCTGAGCAAGAACCGCCTTTCCTAGCTGGACGCTGACGTCTTCCAGAGTTTGAGCAAGCTGAATTACCTAAACTTAGCTGATAACCAACTGAGGAACCTCCTGAAGACCCTTTTCCACAACCTCCGGCAACTCAAATCTCTGGTGCTCTCGTCCAACCAGTTGGAGACTCTTGAAAGTGGTTCCTTTGACCATTTAAGCAACCTGTTGGTGCTAATGCTACAGAAGAACCAGATCCGAGAGATTCCTCCACGTCTTTTCTGGCACTTGCTGTCCCTGCTCACCCTCTCGATGTCAGGCAACCAACTCCGGTATATTCCAGCCGAGAGCTTCTACTACTTGCCCAACCTGACCAAGCTCACCTTCTACAAGAACCCCCTGATATCCCTACCTTCCCAGCTAATGGGACACATGCCGAGACTCCAACAGCTGTACCTTTACGAAACCAATCTATCCACTGTCCCATGGAACCTTTTTGCTAACATGACCAACCTACGGGCTCTCAATTTACACTTCAACAACAAGTTGACCTCACTACCAAAGAGCCTCTTCTGTTGCCTGCCCAAGCTGAAGAAACTGTCTCTGAAGAACAACAAGCTTCGGGAACTGGACCCGGAGCTTTTCTCAAACTTGATTAGCGTTCAAATTCTGATGCTTAATGAGAACAAGCTTGAGTCTCTCCCATCGGCCATCTTTCGCAATACCTCAAGCCTAGAAATACTAGACCTGAACCACAACCATCTGCGGTATCTCCCAGGAGATGTTTTTGTACACACAAGGGTGCTAAAGGACCTCTCTCTTAGCGGCAACAAATGGAATTGCGATTGTAGCATTATGGGTATTGCAGAATGGATTCGTGAAAACCCAAAACTAATCAGTGACTTGGACAAAGGAGTAACATGCTATGAACCGTACCGCTTAGAAAACCATCCTCTGCAAACGCTGACTTACGAAGAACTCCATTGTGGTGTTTTCCAGACAACGTTTATTGGTTCAAATGCCATTACCTCTGGTGCTCCAGTGGCACAAATCCCACAATCGTCTATGGCTACAAGCACAACAGCAAGAAATACTGTGACTGCAACTAAGTACTTTTCCAACAGCCACCTCTCTACTTTCTCCTACATCTGA